The DNA segment TCTGATGCTCGCAGCGGTGGCTGCGCTGTCGCTGGCCGGCCAGGCCGTGGCTGCCGAAAAATTCAAGGTCGGTTACCTGCGCGTCATGGACGATGCCCAGGCGATTGCCGCGTTTGAAGGCGGCTTGTACAAGAAGCATGGCCTGGATGTGGAACTGGTCGAATTCAAGTCCGGCACCGACCTGATCAAGGCCATCGTCGGCGGCCAGCTCGATACCGGTGTGCTGGGCTTTACCAATGCGGTGGCCTGGGCATCCAAGGGCGCCGACCTGAAAGTGGTGGGCGGCGCCCAGCACGGCTACCATGCGATCCTGGTGCGCGATGAAACCGGCATCAAGACGGTCGCTGACCTGAAGGGCAAGACATTGGCTTCGCAAGCCGAGGGCAGCACTGCCGACACGGTCTTGAAGGGCGTCGTGCTGAAGAACGCCGGCCTGAAAGCCGACGACCTCAACATCATGGGCGTCTCGCCGCAGGTGGCGGTGCAGTCGCTGGTCGGCAAGCGCGTCGATGCGGCCTTCCTGTTCGAGCCGCAAGCCAGCATCGCCCAGCTGATTGCGCCGGTCAAGCAAATCTATGAAGTCGGCGAAGTCTGGCCTTTCCCCTGCATGGTGGTGATCACTTCGGGCGAGACCCTGAAAAAACGCCACGCCGATGTCTGGAAATCGCTCGATGCGCAAAAGGAAGCTATCGACCTGCTGAGCAAGAAGCCGGCAGAGGCGTCCAAGCTGATTTCCAGCTATTTCATTTCCGAGCCGACCCTCAAAACCCTCAACAAGGGCGACCTGCCGCGCGACGAAGTGATCACGGCTGCCATCAAGAGCCAGACCTTTTCGCCGGTCGTGACGCCCAAGGAAGAGGCGCGCATGCAGGAAATCGCCGACATCCTGCAGGACCAGGGTTCCTTGAAGACCAAGGATGGCAAGCCGTTTGACGTCAAGAGCATCCTCGACCTGTCCTGGCAAAAGGCGCGCAAGTTTTAAGCGGTAAATTGCTATACTGCGGCTTTCGCAGATTAACGATGGCCGGCGTTCTGCCGGCCATCTTGTTTTGAAATAGACATGAGCACCCAGACCCGTCTTTCCGGTTTCCATAAAAAAATCGCCTTCGCCGTGGCGGTCGTCCTCATTTTGCTGGGATGGCAAATCGCCGCCTGGATCTTGCCGGACTTCCTGATGCCGGACGTGCCGACAGTGATCGCGCGCTTGTGGCAAGAGATCCAGTCGGAATCCTTCCGCGCTGCCCTGTGGGGCAGCCTGGTGCGCCTGGGCAGCGGCTACGGCGCCGCCCTGCTGTTCGGCATCGGCTTTGGCCTGGTCGGCGCGGTGCTGTTCTTTTTCCGCGAAGTGCTCAAGTCCGCCATCATCATCCTGCAATCGATTCCCTCGATCGCCTGGGTGCCGCTGTTCCTGATCCTGATGGGCTTCGGCAATATGCCGATCATCGTGGTGGTGGCGATTGCCGCCTTCTTCCCCGCGGCCCTGTCGGTGATGAACGCGACCGAAAGCGTGCAAAAGGTGCATGTGGCGGCCGCGCGCGTGATGGGCGCCTCGCGCCTGGACATGCTGCGCCGCGTCTACCTGCCGGCGGTGATGCCGGAACTGATCACCGGGGCCCAGCTCGCCTTCGGCAATGCCTGGCGCGCGCTGATCTCGGCCGAGATGCTGATCGGCTTTGGCAAAGGCCTGGGGCGTTCGCTGTCGTATGCCGGCGAGACCGCCGACATGGTGGGCGTGATGATGAATATCCTGGCGATTGCGATTCTCGCGCCGCTGATCGACCAGCTGGTGCTGGAAAACCTCAAGCACCGCGTACTGCGGTACCAGTACGTCTGAGCATGTGATCATGACGCCGCTGCCGCCTTCGGTCCATCGCTGCCTGCCCCGGATGCTCCGGGGGGGCGTGACGGTGGCGGCGCTGTTGGCGGGCATGCTGCCGGCGTTCGGCGCCAATGCCGCCGACGCTGCTGACGCTGCTGACGCGGCGTCCACGCTGGAAAAAATTCGCCAGCGCGGCGAGTTGAAAACCGGCATGCAGTATGTGGCGCCCGAGTTCGTGCCCGGCACCGCCAATAAATTCCGCACACCCGAAAATATCGAGCAAGCGCTGGCGCAAGACCTGGCCAGGCGCCTTGGCGTCAAGGCGGTCGCCGTCACAACCGGGTCTGCCAGGGATGGCGCACTGCTGAAGTCGCGCAAGGCGGATCTCTTGCTGGCGCTGGCGTCGGGCAAAGACGCCGGACCTGGCGACACCGTGATCGTCGCCACAGGTTATGTCGCCGCACCGATGGCGATCATGCGCTCCGATACCACGATCAAGACCTGGGAACAGTTGAAGGGACGTAGCGTATGCGTGCCCCAGGGCAGCCGTCATGCGGGCCTGGCGGCGCGTTACGGCGCCACCGAAAAGCCCTACCGGGCCGCCGCCGATGCCCTGCTGGGCTTGCGCATTGGCGCCTGCGACGCGACCATCCACGATGCCGCACTGCTGGAAGAATTGCTCAGGCTGCCCGAGTGGAAAAAGTTTTCCGCGCGGCTGGCGCCCGCGCCCGGCGCCGGTACGCCGCTCGCGTTCGTGCTGCCTGCCGGTGATGCCAAAGCGCGTGCCTGGTTCGAGCAAGTGGCGCAGGAGTGGCAGGCCAGCGGCGCCCTGCAGCAGCAGTTGCGGCTGATGGCGCGCAATATCGCCTTCGAAGTCTATCTCGACCAGGACGTGCCGGACTGCCACTGAGTGCGGCGCATTCCTGTTCTTGTTCTATTCGAGGTATTGCGCATTCCAGCGCACATACATTTCATACGCCGCAGCCTTCATCGCATACTTGTCGGCGTAATCCTTCGGGTCCATTGGATCGTACACATAGAAATTGGCCCGGTTGTTGACCGCGCTTGCCATGTGGCGGATCTTGTCCGGCAGGGTATAGGGCGGCTGCCATTCGAAATCGTCCTGCGCTTCGTAATGCAGGAAGACCGGCAGGATCGGGATGCCGGTGCGTATCGACACTTCAAACGCCCCTGACTTGAATTCGGAATGCAGGCGCCGCCCCTTGCAGCCGCCTTCCGGATACAGCGCGATGTTTTGGCCGGCATTGACCGCATCGGCCATGGTCTGGATCGATTGCTGGCGCGAGGCCGGGTCGTCCCGGTCGACATACAAGGTGCCGGCGGCGCGGCTGATGCGTCCGACAATGAACCAGTCCTGCACCTGCAGCTTGGCCAGCGACACCACGTCAAACAGCGCAGGGATGCCGATATCCTCGAAGGCGCTCGGATGGTTGGCGATCAGGATGTAGCGCTGCGGCAGGGGCTTGCGGTTTTTCTGGTGCAGGTGCAGGTCGACGCCGAGCGCGCGCACGAAGGCGCGGCACCACGCATGGAACAGGCGCGCCACCGGATGCCGGCCCGGCCAGGGCAGCCAGGTCAGCAGGTAGAGCAGCGCGGTGAATACAATGAAATCCAGCCAGCCTGCGATTCTTCGCAGGAGGCGCAGCAATGGCAGCATGAGGTGGCCCCTGTTTTTTGCCAGTCTACTGCCACATGTGCATCAGGGCAATCCCGTAACGCGACCTTCCTGGGGATAGGTGATGGTGTAATTGACGCCGAACTTCAAGGCCTGGTTCGGATTGATCGTCGTTTCCCAGGCAACCACGCCACGGCGGCTTTCCCAGGACGTGTTCGACGGCTGCGGTTGGTAAATGGCCTCTACCTGGATTTCCTCGGCAGTGGAAACCGGCGACGATTCCAGCACCAGCAGCTCCACCGGCGTCTTGTGGAAGCTCGTGACAGTGTAGACATCGGCGATCTTGCGCTGGTTTTGGCGCGTGAGGAGACCGGTGCTGCCGGATTGCTCGCCAGTGCGGTCGACTGCCACGCGGATCAGGTCATCGCGGCCGAACGGGAAGATGAATTTGTCCGAGGCTTGTGCATCCCAACGGGTTGCGCCCACATAGCTGCCATCGCGAAACAGCTGGATGCCGCCCGGCAGCCATACGCCCGCCGGCCTGGCTGCCTCGGCGGTGACCACGGCAGATTTGTCCATGCGCGGCACCACGCGCACGCGCTGCTTGACCGGGAGCGTCTGTTTCGCCAGCGCCACCGATACTTCCCGGCCATCGGCTGCCAGGTTGACGCGGGCGGGGACGGCAAACTCGGTGGCGAAGGCGCCTTGGGTTTCAAGCACGGGCGGCTGGTAATTGTCGGCGGCTTCTTCCTTCGCCAGTGCGCGCAGGCTCGCCGCGGCACTCGGCGCTGGTGCGGCGGCAGGTGCGGCATATCCGCTTAGCTGCTGCGGCATCGGCTTGCGATATCCCAGCAGCCACGGTTGCGGCTCCGGCGCCTGCGGCGACAGGCGCGGTTGGCCGGTCGACAGCGTCAGCTTGACGTTGGACCAGTCCTCACCGGTTTTTTGCGACACCGTCGCCAGGCGTTCGAGTTCCACGGTCGATGCAGCAGAATCCAGCAGCGCGCGGTAGCCTGGCTTCCAGCCGGCGCCGTTCACCTGGTAGCGCAGTTTCAGGGCGCCGGCCTGGCGCACCACCAGGTTGACCGTGATGGTGCGGGTATCCCTTGCACCGCTTTGTACCTTGGCCAGGTCGCGTTGCAGCGCCTCGATCTGCTTGTTGACTTCACGTTTTTGCACCTCGACTTTCTGGATGCGCTCGAAGGCGTCGCTGCCGCCGCGGCGGATCGTATCCAGCAGCGTTGCCATCGACCTGGCGTCGATGTAGGGCATTTGCCTGCCGCCCGCGGTGGCGTCGGCGCCGTGCATGTTCTCAAGAAATTTTTGCACCAGCGCGGCCGATTTGGCATCGACATCGAGTTCCGCCAGTTTGTCCTGCAAGGCCTGGATTTTCGCCTCGAGTTCCGCTTCGCGCGCGCCCGCGCTTTCTGTGCGGCCGATCTCCCGCGTCACGATCTGGCCGATCTGGATGCCGGCGTCGGCTTGCGCGCGCAAGGTTTGCATGTCGAAGTTCGCCGGCAAGTCGGCGATTTCCAGCCGGGTCATGCCGGGTGCGACCTGCGCTGTGCGCTCCACCGTGGCGCTGCCCGGATACAGCACCACGGCAGTGATGGGCGTGCGGCTGTCGGCAGCGGCATGGCTTAGGGAGACAAAGCACAGTGCGAGGGCGAGGCTGATGCGGGTCGGGTTGGGCATGTGGGCAATCCTGAATGAGGGCGATGGGTTGCGGGATGGTCTGCTGCGGCGCTGGCGGCTTTCTATTTCACTTGCGTCTTGAAATAATCCGGGTTCGGCGCCGGGTACGCCAGTTTCATTGCCTTCATGGTCTCGCCGACCACCGAGGCGATCGCCAGGTTGCGGTGGGTCTTGCTGTCGGCAGGGATCACGTACCATGGCGCTTCGTCGGTATCGGTTTCGCCGATCGCCTTTTCATAGAGGTGCTGGTAATCGTTCCAGTACTTGCGCTCCTCCAGGTCGTTGAGGTCGACTTTCCAGTGCTTTTCGGGGTCGGCCAGGCGTTCTTCCAGGCGTTTTTTCTGTTCATCGCGCGAGATGTGCAGAAAAAATTTCAGCAGCACGGTGCCGGTTTCGGCCAGCATGCGTTCGAATTCCTGGATCTGCCGGTAGCGGCGCTTGCATTCCTTCGCATCGATCTGGTCATGCACCGCCGGCCACAGCACGTCTTCGTAATGGCTGCGGTTGAAAATGACCAGTTCGCGCTGCGCCGGCACTTCGCGGTGGACGCGCCAGAGATAGTCGTGCGCCAGTTCCGCCGCGGTGGGCGACTTGAAGGAAACGGTGCGCACGCCCAGCGGATCGAGGCGATGGAACACGCCGCGTACTGTCCCGTCCTTGCCGCTGGTGTCCATGCCTTGCAATACCACCAGCAACTTGCGGCGGTTTTCAGCATAGAAGATATCCTGCCAGGTGCTGATTTCCTCGGCCAGTTCGGCAGTGCGGGCCTGGTCCGCAGCCTTGTCGCCGCTGGAAAGCGGCTTGTCTCCTGCGGCTTCTTCTTTCAGCTTGAGCGGGAGGCTGGCGCGGAAAAGTGCTTTTGCATTCATGCTGAGGTCCTTTTAATGGTGACAACTGCCTGGCCGCTACAGCATAGCGCCGCTTTCAGATGCCGTCGAGCGGCAAGGAAGTCTTGCTGAGCACGCGCCGCAGCACGAAGCTTGAATGCACGCCGGAGACGCCCTCGATGCGGGTGATCTTGTTGAGCAGGAGCTCATGGTAGGCATCCATGTCGCGCACCACCACCTTCAACTGGTAGTCGGCATCCTGGCCGGTGATCAGCAGGCATTCCAGCACTTCCGGCAGGCTGCCGACGATGCTTTCGAAATTGGCGAAGCGCTCCGGCGTGTGGCGGTCCATCGAGATATGCACGAGCGCCATCAGCGACAGGCCCAGCTTCTTGGCATCGAGCAGGGTGCGATAGCCCGTGATCAGGCCGCTTTCTTCCAGGGTGCGCAGGCGGCGCAGGCAGGACGAGGGTGACAGGCCGATGCGGTCGGCCAGGTCCTGGTTGCTGATGCGGCCATCCTGTTGCAGGACTTCCAGAAGATGGCGGTCGTAGCGGTCCAGTTGCATGAGATTGGGCGAAATTCGTTTTGATCGGCTAAGTATGCCGTATAATCATTGAATATTGCAATATTATTGCAATATAAGTCAATTCAGGCCAATCTTTGCAAGCACATTGCGCGGCAGCTGCGTTAATCTTTCACTGTCCGTTACCTACGGTTTCGTTCGATGAATATCACTTCGATCGGGCATGCGCGCCCGGCTCACAAGGCCGGGCGCGGTCATGGCCTTACCCGGGCAAGACGGCAACAATAATGATGACTACTGAATCTGAAAGAAAACATGAAAGCCTTTGACCATCGCAAGTACCGCGCAGCCCCCGTCGTCAACCTTCCCGCCCGCCAGTGGCCGAGCCGCACGATTACGCGTGCGCCGCGCTGGGCCAGCGTCGACCTGCGTGACGGCAATCAGGCTCTGCTGGAACCGATGAATGTCGGCCAGAAGCGCCGGCTGTGGGCCTTGCTGGTCAAGCTCGGTTTCAAGGAAATCGAGGTGGGCTTTCCTTCGGCGTCGCAGCCGGATTACGATTTCGTGCGCTGGCTGATCGAGGCGAAACAGATTCCCGACGATGTCACGGTGCAGGTGCTGGTGCAGGCGCGCGAGGATTTGATCGTGCGTACCTTTGAAGCCTTGCAAGGCGCCAAGCGGGCGATTGTCCACGTGTACAACTCGACATCGACGGTGCAGCGCGAGCGCGTCTTTGGCCTCGATCGTGCCGGCATCGCCGACATCGCCCGCAAGGGCGCGGCCATGGTCAAACGCGAGGCCGACAAGCATCCCGAATGCGACTGGACTTTCGAGTATTCGGCGGAAAGCTTTTCCAATACCGAGATGGATTTCGTCGTCGAGGTATGCGAGGCCGTGATGGATGTGTGGCAGCCGACCGCGGCAAAACCCTGCATCATCAATCTGCCCGCCACCGTCGAAAGCACCACGCCGAATGTGTATGCCGACCAGATCGAGTA comes from the Janthinobacterium sp. 17J80-10 genome and includes:
- a CDS encoding ABC transporter substrate-binding protein, yielding MKLFPKLSHLMLAAVAALSLAGQAVAAEKFKVGYLRVMDDAQAIAAFEGGLYKKHGLDVELVEFKSGTDLIKAIVGGQLDTGVLGFTNAVAWASKGADLKVVGGAQHGYHAILVRDETGIKTVADLKGKTLASQAEGSTADTVLKGVVLKNAGLKADDLNIMGVSPQVAVQSLVGKRVDAAFLFEPQASIAQLIAPVKQIYEVGEVWPFPCMVVITSGETLKKRHADVWKSLDAQKEAIDLLSKKPAEASKLISSYFISEPTLKTLNKGDLPRDEVITAAIKSQTFSPVVTPKEEARMQEIADILQDQGSLKTKDGKPFDVKSILDLSWQKARKF
- a CDS encoding ABC transporter permease subunit, with protein sequence MSTQTRLSGFHKKIAFAVAVVLILLGWQIAAWILPDFLMPDVPTVIARLWQEIQSESFRAALWGSLVRLGSGYGAALLFGIGFGLVGAVLFFFREVLKSAIIILQSIPSIAWVPLFLILMGFGNMPIIVVVAIAAFFPAALSVMNATESVQKVHVAAARVMGASRLDMLRRVYLPAVMPELITGAQLAFGNAWRALISAEMLIGFGKGLGRSLSYAGETADMVGVMMNILAIAILAPLIDQLVLENLKHRVLRYQYV
- a CDS encoding transporter substrate-binding domain-containing protein, whose protein sequence is MTPLPPSVHRCLPRMLRGGVTVAALLAGMLPAFGANAADAADAADAASTLEKIRQRGELKTGMQYVAPEFVPGTANKFRTPENIEQALAQDLARRLGVKAVAVTTGSARDGALLKSRKADLLLALASGKDAGPGDTVIVATGYVAAPMAIMRSDTTIKTWEQLKGRSVCVPQGSRHAGLAARYGATEKPYRAAADALLGLRIGACDATIHDAALLEELLRLPEWKKFSARLAPAPGAGTPLAFVLPAGDAKARAWFEQVAQEWQASGALQQQLRLMARNIAFEVYLDQDVPDCH
- a CDS encoding lysophospholipid acyltransferase family protein; the encoded protein is MLPLLRLLRRIAGWLDFIVFTALLYLLTWLPWPGRHPVARLFHAWCRAFVRALGVDLHLHQKNRKPLPQRYILIANHPSAFEDIGIPALFDVVSLAKLQVQDWFIVGRISRAAGTLYVDRDDPASRQQSIQTMADAVNAGQNIALYPEGGCKGRRLHSEFKSGAFEVSIRTGIPILPVFLHYEAQDDFEWQPPYTLPDKIRHMASAVNNRANFYVYDPMDPKDYADKYAMKAAAYEMYVRWNAQYLE
- a CDS encoding mucoidy inhibitor MuiA family protein, with protein sequence MPNPTRISLALALCFVSLSHAAADSRTPITAVVLYPGSATVERTAQVAPGMTRLEIADLPANFDMQTLRAQADAGIQIGQIVTREIGRTESAGAREAELEAKIQALQDKLAELDVDAKSAALVQKFLENMHGADATAGGRQMPYIDARSMATLLDTIRRGGSDAFERIQKVEVQKREVNKQIEALQRDLAKVQSGARDTRTITVNLVVRQAGALKLRYQVNGAGWKPGYRALLDSAASTVELERLATVSQKTGEDWSNVKLTLSTGQPRLSPQAPEPQPWLLGYRKPMPQQLSGYAAPAAAPAPSAAASLRALAKEEAADNYQPPVLETQGAFATEFAVPARVNLAADGREVSVALAKQTLPVKQRVRVVPRMDKSAVVTAEAARPAGVWLPGGIQLFRDGSYVGATRWDAQASDKFIFPFGRDDLIRVAVDRTGEQSGSTGLLTRQNQRKIADVYTVTSFHKTPVELLVLESSPVSTAEEIQVEAIYQPQPSNTSWESRRGVVAWETTINPNQALKFGVNYTITYPQEGRVTGLP
- a CDS encoding PPK2 family polyphosphate kinase is translated as MNAKALFRASLPLKLKEEAAGDKPLSSGDKAADQARTAELAEEISTWQDIFYAENRRKLLVVLQGMDTSGKDGTVRGVFHRLDPLGVRTVSFKSPTAAELAHDYLWRVHREVPAQRELVIFNRSHYEDVLWPAVHDQIDAKECKRRYRQIQEFERMLAETGTVLLKFFLHISRDEQKKRLEERLADPEKHWKVDLNDLEERKYWNDYQHLYEKAIGETDTDEAPWYVIPADSKTHRNLAIASVVGETMKAMKLAYPAPNPDYFKTQVK
- a CDS encoding Lrp/AsnC family transcriptional regulator, whose product is MQLDRYDRHLLEVLQQDGRISNQDLADRIGLSPSSCLRRLRTLEESGLITGYRTLLDAKKLGLSLMALVHISMDRHTPERFANFESIVGSLPEVLECLLITGQDADYQLKVVVRDMDAYHELLLNKITRIEGVSGVHSSFVLRRVLSKTSLPLDGI